tcaTTTCCTCTCTTCTTTGCACTCCACTCCGCTGCCCACCTATCTCCTTCTCTTTACTTcgctcctctcttctcctctctccttcccttctcagcttctcttctctcctgttgTCACCTCTCTTCTCCCCCCACAttctctcctgtcctctccaATCTCAATATTGCACCTCTCCTctgcacccccaccccctttaTTCCCCTcctcttcccttctctctcctctattCTTCCCCTCTCCACTTTCCACCTCTCCTCTGACTCGGATCCTACACAAACGCTTGTTCAAACTCCACCTACATGGACATTCTGGGCGGGACTCATGAGAACTCAGTGCCCAATCAGCGAGCAGTTCTCGTGTTATAGGGTGAACAGCCTCATCTTCATTCATTTCAACATTCACACCGtggtgagagaggagaggagaggagaggagaggagaagctCAGCAACAAGTGCGGAGAACGCAGACTGCTCCTTGCGCGCACGCTCTGGACTAATCTTCACTAGGgtaaagaagtgtgtgtgtgtgtgtgtgtgtgtgtgtgtatagagtgctGTGCTGACTCCTGTGCTGTGTTTAGGTGAAGGGTTAGGAGTTTCTCAGTGTGTTCATTCGGTTGCTCGTGATTTGCATGTTTATTAGTTAAAGTTAGGGATGCACACCTGCTCGTTTTACAGTAAAGAGAAACAGTGAAAGAGCTTATGCTTGTGCTTTGGGTTCCTTGTCTATTCACATCAGTCAGACACCTTCTGCTTACAGTTAAAAAAACTCCAATTTTTTCCTTTACTATTCCTACTTAGCTCAAGTAGACATTATTTTCTATTGCTCTTTAATTCATGCTCACTGTACTTGCACACTattaagcacattattattagtaaaaatattatattttagtaAAAACTGGGCTGACAATTTATAGAAGCCTAAATTGACCAATTTTCATATCttattttatgcattttattCATCTTCACACAGCAATAAACTGCAGATTATTTATGAGAGATGCTCATAAATGTGCTGGTAGCTTTAGTTGTTCTGTCTCGTTTAGAAACCTCCACCAGCTATGGTCCTGCCTCTCTGCTGTTTGCTCTCATCTGCTCTCCAGATCATTCCTGCATGCTTAATTCCAAACTTCACAGCCTACTCCTGAGATCAGCTGTATTGACAGAAGGGCTTGGAATCTGCTCATCAATCCTGGAGCAATATAATAACACTGAGAATGTGACCCAAcctctccttttttcacccTGAAGCACTGCACTATACCCGCTTCTGCCCCTCTGTGTtgtaaaataatcatttaataataattatgttttctgaaaaccttgtatcttaagTTTTGCTGGGGGATTTATTTGGACAGTTTGAATGTGGCAGTTCTTCTTCACATTGTTCcccatatttcatgatgaatggaccaatagaaatgctcctaaatgactaaaatgaatataataaataataactatattcataattaatcatttttatattgactttcattgaaagttaagaaggtttgaTTCCTTCTTCTGTAATGTTTGGAGATCATGAAAATTGCATTGTTAAATTGTTTAATTATAAAATACAGAGATGTGTGTCCCTAAGACATGTAGCCATCACCCATTCTGTcttgtggtggtgatgatgatgatgatgatgatggtgcgcTGTCTGAGAGGGATGCTTTGGTGAAGAATAGACATGTAAAAGCAGTCTGCAATGAATTTAGCGCATGCTGAAGTGATGGTGCTGCTACAAATGATATTCTGGAGAGCCGCCTGTGGCAGAGAGTGCAGCTTCTGTATGTGAACTCAGTTCCACATGGGGGAGCTGGGAGCCAGTGGGTTAGCCCTGGTGCTCATCTGCACGGTGTTGCCATCAGCCCTGCTTATTATGGAAGAAACGGCATCTAATGTGAAGACAAGGATTCTTCCTCTTTGCTCTATTGTATCGTTAAAGAGCTTAATTATCATTTATGTCCAAGATGACAAAAGAATATTAATGCTTTACAAGTCTTTGGCAATAAGccatttattttgtaattagaTTAAGTGTCATGACCATGTGACCTCATCTAATGTCATGTGCAATGTCATTTTCCTTAAGCTGCTCTGATTGCCTTTGATAACTTGATTAGAGCGGTATAGCCTACATGGGAGGGAAGTGAGGGGGCTGTAAATTGTAAGGGAAAAGACTGTTTACGTTCAAGGTCTTGAGGTAGTAGGGTTCGCTGAATGAAacagaactgcactgtaaaaTCAATATCACTAAATTCTTAAGTGAAGAAGCATGAGATGTCCTTCTCAGGCCGCTCGGTTATTTAACACTCAACTGGCGCTGTGCAAGAGAGTGTCTGAGGGTCTGCATGTGTAGGTTTCTTacatcagaatcagattcagatttaTTGGCTGAGTGTGTTGACACACACAGGGCGTTTGGTTACAGCCGTTGGGGTCTCTCCAGTATTGTTACCAAATATACAGACAACGTACATATAATTTAGAGACaaaacacaatacacaatatagataagctGACTTTATAAGAGGTATTAATATACAGACAATATACACTTACATATCACTTACAGACAAGACACCAcgtacagtatatacagtattcaAGCAATGAGCTATATAAGGACACTGATATACAGACAATATACCATATATTATGTAGAAGAAAAACTGACATATCAAAATGTAGCAATATGctgttttgcaatactgcatCAATTCTACAAAACACAACATTGATTTTTAACTAgaagtttacatgtaaagattggtgtcggacagtggttcattttgtgttgtttaaACTCTGACCACTAGTTGTATGATTTTGTGCGCGCATGTTTTTgtactatgacagttttccttAAATTTTGATGTAAAAAAtctatttcgctgctgtccaataaaaaaaaaccaagtatctccatttttgtccgtttttagttttctctatggtttgaaccctgtagctgctctctaCTCTGTGTAAATTATTCCGggaaaatggaccaatagaaatgctctaaattacagtggggaaaaaagtatttagtcagtcaccaattgtgcaagttctcccacttaaaaagatgagagaggcctgtaattgacatcataggtagacctcaactatgagagacatgatgaaaatgaggaaaaaaaaaatcagaaaatcacattgtctgatttataaagaatgtatttgcaaataatggtggaaaataagtatttggtcaataacaaaagttcatctcaatactttgttggcaatgacagaggtcaaacgttttctgtaagtcttcacaaggttggcacacaccgttgctggtatgttggcccattcctccatgcagatctcctctagagcagtgatgttttggggctgtcggcgggcaacacggactttcaactccctccaaaggttttctatggggttgagatctggagactggctaggccactccaggaccttgaaatgcttcttacgaagccactcctttgttgccctggcagtgtgcttgggatcattgtcatgctgttagacccagccacgtttcatcttcaatgcccttgctgatggaaggaggtttgcactcaaaatctcacaatacatggccccattcattctttcatgtgcacggaccagtcgtcctagtccctttgcagagacacagccccaaagcatgatgttgccacccccatgcttcacagttggtatggtgttctttggatgcaactcagcattcactcttctccaaacacaacgagttgtgtttacaccaaacagttctactttggtttcatctgaccataagacattctcccaatactcttctagaacatccaaatgctttctagcaaacttcagacgcacccggatatgtactggcttaagcaggggaacacgtctggcactgcaggatctgagtccctggcggcgtagtgtgttactgacagtagcctttgtatcagctttctgcaggtcattcactaggtccccccgtgtggttctaggatttttgctcaccgttcttgtgatcattttgaccccatgggctgagatcttgcgtggagcccctgatcgagggagattagcagtggtcttgtaagtctcccattttctgattattgctcccacagtagatttcttcacaccaagctgcttgcctattgcagattcagtcttcccagcctggtgcaggtctacaattttgtttctgctgtccttcgacagctctttggagtttggagtgtgactgtttgaggttgtgggcaggtgtcttttatactgttaacgagttcaaacaggtgccattaatacaggtaatgagtggaggacagagaagcctcttaaagaagaagttacaggtctgtgacagacagaaatcttgtttgcttgtaagtgaccaaatacttattttccaccattatttgcaaagaaaatctttaaaaatcagacaatgtgatttccagaatttgtttctcattttgtctctcatagttgaggtctacctatgatgtcaattacaggcctctctcatttttttaagtgggagaacttgcacaattggtgactgactaaatactttttttcccccactgtactTTTAATAAACTCATGTAAAATGTTGGCCTTTTGGAGGTAACTGTTTTCCATTGAACAGCAACGATATACTGTATCAATACGCTGTCTATATATCGTGATACGTACCATATTGCCAGGCTCTTGCTAATACACAAccctatataatatatacagaaCACAAGCAATAACCAGACTATATATGGACAATAATATACAATTGATGAACATATAAATTACAAACAAGgtattatacagtatacaaACAATTAGGCAGCGTTTTATGGCGGGGTGGGATTGGAggctttgggggggggggggtgattttAGGGGtctgtgagcacacatgccaggagcagtgtgcagtgttaagagccctgtcatcaatagcccagtgctctaaagACTGAGCCACCATTGCCAGAACAGTGTTGTAGCTGTGAAGCAGGGGTTGAATGAGGGTGCTGGCATGAGGAAAGTAACTGCTCCTGCCTCTGGTAAAAGTATACATAAAACAATAATGTATGAGCAGTGTAGCTGAATATAAAAGTATCGTCAGTATGCCGCTTGGTCTCTCCAGACCTTCTTTTGTGGAGACTACTGTCAACAGTCAAAATGAAGTATCTGGGGGCAGTGCATCAAGTAAAGTGGGCAGGAGAGTGGGAGGCCTattctatcacacacacatacacatacactctcaAATAACAgggcttttttttataaatctaTTATAAGTTGTAGGGGTTGTGATTTTGGGGGTTTGTTTTGATAAAGGGTGATACAGCAGGCAATAGCGAAGTTCTACTTTTCTAATTTGTGTACTATAGAATCaccgctgtcacacaaaaaccttgttgaATCATGTGAATCTGACTTTACATTGTTGTCAGAATTAAatgctgaatggaccaatagaaaggctccaaaattacttaaaataattTTCAGAaggtgttttccttctcctataaagATGTTGTTTCTGAGAcaagtttttgtgtgacagcaaagatatatataatataaataaatatgaatacaggTCACATGTCCAGGCataattgacttccattgaattttagattttttccttctcctgagaaacaaaattctaaTTCTGATATTGAAAAATCCACAGTATAATACTGTACAGTATAATAACTTGAACATTGTGTATTGTTATACCTGTAGTGTTCATTCCTGAATGTGGGCCTGTGCTTTTGTCCTTGgatctgtgtgcatgtgtattctgtctgtgtgtacatatgtataACTAGTTTTCCCTTTGTTCTTTCAGTTTCCAAGAGGATGCCAGCACCATTCAGCCCTGCCCCGCCCCTCCGCTGCTCTCAGATTGTACTTAAAACTTGGCTCTCACGCCTGCATCTCTCCACCGCTTAACTGCCTTTCACAGCTCAGCGTGCCCTTCTGGATTCCTGCCAGGGCACTGCACCGAACCCCCATATGACACAGCGCACACATCAGCCAACCCCAACTTCACGATGATCGCATTAAACACATGGCAATCTAACACCGCCTCCTGTGTCTGAACTAATGGATTAAAACGAAGGGAAGTAGCTGGGTGAATGCTTTGGAGGTCATCTGAATGCTGCTCCCGCATCCCATGGATAAATTATGACTGTCCTTGAACTCTAGCGTGGTGGAAACCATGACTTTCCCTGGGGGTCTTCGTACGTCCAGGAAAAATGGCTTACCCCCAGCGTGTTCCCTTGTGTTGggattgcatttagccatgCTTTTTCTCAGTACCGTGACACATGCATGTCCCAAGAGCTGCCTGTGCACAGAGAGGAATGGCCTTGTGGTGGTTCAGTGTACTTCCCGAAACCTTGAGGACATCCCCTCCGATTTGCCCCACGACACTGTGTCCCTGCTGCTGTCCTCCAACCACATCACCAAAATCCCCAGCCAGGCTTTCAAAGAGCTCCCTCGCCTGCAGGAGCTGGACCTATCCCGGAACGCCATTGAGACCTTGGATGCGGGAGCATTTCAAGGCATCTCCGAGAGTCTCCGTGTCCTCAATCTGTCCCACAACCGCCTCCGTGGAGTGCCCAAGGAAGCCTTCGCACGGCTCCACGCTAAGATCGGCCTGGCCAACAACCCATGGCACTGCGAGTGCACTCTGCAGGAGGTGCTCCGTGAGCTCCGGCTCGACCCGGAGACAGTCAACGAGGTCAGCTGCCACACATCTGTCCAGGAGGAGTACTCGGGAAAGCCAGTCATCCAGGTGCTGGATTCTGGCATCAACTTCTGCAACTTCCACCACAAGACCACCGACGTGGCAATGTTCGTCACCATGTTTGGCTGGTTCACCATGGTTATCGCATACGTCATCTACTACGTGCGGCACAACCAGGAGGATGCCCGCCGGCATCTGGAGTACCTCAAGTCCCTGCCAAGCAGCTCCCAAATTAGCAAAGACTTTGACACAATCAGCACAGTTCTGTAGCACCTGTAGGACAGTCTGGATGACGCTGGCTGTGAATGTATTTGA
The genomic region above belongs to Salminus brasiliensis chromosome 8, fSalBra1.hap2, whole genome shotgun sequence and contains:
- the lrrc3 gene encoding leucine-rich repeat-containing protein 3, with amino-acid sequence MTFPGGLRTSRKNGLPPACSLVLGLHLAMLFLSTVTHACPKSCLCTERNGLVVVQCTSRNLEDIPSDLPHDTVSLLLSSNHITKIPSQAFKELPRLQELDLSRNAIETLDAGAFQGISESLRVLNLSHNRLRGVPKEAFARLHAKIGLANNPWHCECTLQEVLRELRLDPETVNEVSCHTSVQEEYSGKPVIQVLDSGINFCNFHHKTTDVAMFVTMFGWFTMVIAYVIYYVRHNQEDARRHLEYLKSLPSSSQISKDFDTISTVL